A section of the Pecten maximus unplaced genomic scaffold, xPecMax1.1, whole genome shotgun sequence genome encodes:
- the LOC117320966 gene encoding uncharacterized protein LOC117320966: protein MANRGTTQPIDEQAAACLRRGELFQPPTAFIERMALCMMSDQRFDEIVLDMCSLAKGKMGKKGANRRQLEGWLKKVAETLDSLQLRSFAWIEQHVAPLSRRPRVGPVPAESTACYRDIRLSTDPNLERRIEDAVTTEAPAASEDDLDLLGDDPMDIELMPPVDTMDTPVLEEPLIGSPAVSSSQRPDSQTVPSGRVSAKGPASVREDFIPVSRAKPKVSDRPSRSTRRTSPRKKSSRRSPSPVRHRSSPRRAARSPSVSAPMRRTSPRKRPHSQSTGPIPRKTVHVEEPRTTRVVTSAEPRRGGIVVEVPRGSGSTSRSRAPRVRHCVIPDCKEVGSYAKPHAFNHHLPRVFDERLPPAAIKVLRGRKEALLQAAVWLLRRAVDNLDDLVEYVEMQHLLTTSSEKLSFSDCQIVGMRAFCGYLSVPCPDNFTLEPVSSVAVLLHWKVLLLIAARIPATEREYWRTLFPAPEEVGTRTPRAFDAHFHLDRTLKAMGLRLDSTFQSVLDGTRMDKGKEVIVAGTCASFCDPETYPTTDSLKTLPADMEVAVGVHPKKRYSSSELDRVIRKLKDLVRQRRVTAVGEVGVDHSVPPEQWPQQLVMLEKILPLVEPRHVLVLHCRGMSGDSGAEAYLLLLHYVKKAVPEDQRIYLHCFNGDSYVREQWSSAFRNLYFGFTSMAAGFTPPQVRALKWINPERVLLETDAPYFNRSGRKWSAPNQLYWTAEAVAKHLSYTAESLLNATVTNAQRLFRH, encoded by the coding sequence ATGGCAAACAGAGGGACCACTCAGCCCATTGATGAGCAGGCAGCAGCGTGTTTACGCCGAGGTGAGCTGTTTCAGCCCCCTACTGCATTCATCGAACGGATGGCCCTCTGTATGATGTCGGATCAACGCTTTGACGAGATCGTCTTGGATATGTGCAGTTTGGCAAAGGGTAAGATGGGTAAGAAGGGAGCTAACCGGAGACAACTTGAAGGTTGGCTGAAGAAGGTCGCGGAAACCTTGGACTCGCTGCAGCTCCGTTCATTCGCCTGGATTGAGCAGCACGTCGCCCCGCTGAGTCGTCGCCCTAGAGTAGGACCTGTACCTGCAGAGTCGACGGCTTGTTACCGTGACATTCGCCTGTCTACCGACCCCAATCTGGAGCGCAGGATCGAGGATGCAGTTACCACTGAGGCCCCTGCAGCATCGGAAGATGACCTGGACCTCTTGGGGGATGACCCGATGGATATTGAGCTCATGCCCCCAGTGGATACCATGGATACCCCCGTGTTGGAGGAGCCATTGATTGGATCGCCTGCTGTATCCTCATCCCAGCGACCAGATAGCCAGACTGTACCGTCAGGTCGCGTCTCTGCCAAGGGTCCAGCCAGTGTGCGTGAGGATTTTATCCCCGTCTCCCGTGCTAAACCCAAGGTAAGTGACCGGCCATCCAGGAGTACTCGCCGGACCAGTCCTCGTAAGAAGAGTTCCCGTAGGAGTCCCTCACCTGTCCGTCATCGTTCCAGTCCGCGGAGAGCTGCCAGAAGCCCTTCAGTGTCTGCCCCTATGCGTCGGACGAGCCCCCGTAAGCGCCCTCACAGCCAGTCAACTGGACCTATTCCCAGGAAGACAGTCCACGTTGAGGAGCCCCGTACCACTCGAGTTGTGACGTCTGCCGAGCCGAGACGAGGAGGAATAGTGGTAGAGGTTCCGAGAGGTTCTGGATCTACGTCGCGGAGCCGAGCGCCGAGGGTCAGACACTGTGTGATTCCTGACTGCAAGGAGGTTGGGAGCTACGCCAAGCCCCACGCGTTCAACCATCATTTGCCGAGGGTTTTTGACGAGCGCCTGCCCCCTGCAGCAATCAAGGTTCTTCGTGGACGGAAGGAGGCCCTTTTACAAGCCGCTGTATGGCTTTTGAGAAGAGCCGTGGACAACTTGGACGACCTTGTGGAGTACGTGGAGATGCAGCACCTGTTGACAACATCATCGGAGAAGCTCAGCTTTTCAGACTGCCAGATAGTGGGGATGAGGGCATTTTGTGGCTATTTGAGTGTACCATGTCCAGACAACTTCACGTTGGAACCGGTGAGCTCTGTAGCCGTCCTCCTCCACTGGAAGGTTTTGTTGCTGATAGCTGCCCGGATCCCTGCTACCGAGCGAGAGTATTGGAGGACGTTATTTCCTGCCCCTGAGGAAGTGGGAACCCGAACCCCTCGGGCGTTTGATGCTCACTTCCATCTTGACCGCACCCTGAAGGCCATGGGATTACGACTGGACTCTACGTTCCAGTCCGTGTTGGATGGTACCAGGATGGACAAGGGAAAGGAGGTAATCGTCGCCGGGACTTGTGCCTCTTTCTGCGACCCGGAGACTTATCCAACCACGGATAGTCTGAAGACCCTACCAGCGGATATGGAGGTCGCAGTAGGGGTACACCCCAAGAAAAGATACTCGAGCTCGGAGTTGGATCGTGTCATCAGGAAGCTGAAGGACCTCGTACGACAACGCAGAGTGACAGCAGTTGGCGAAGTTGGTGTTGACCACTCCGTACCACCGGAGCAGTGGCCGCAGCAGTTAGTCATGTTGGAGAAGATTCTACCATTGGTGGAGCCTCGACATGTCTTGGTTCTCCATTGTAGAGGGATGTCCGGAGATAGTGGAGCAGAAGCATACCTCCTTCTTCTACACTACGTAAAGAAGGCAGTGCCTGAAGACCAGCGGATATATCTCCATTGTTTCAATGGGGATTCCTATGTCCGTGAGCAGTGGTCTAGTGCTTTTAGGAATCTGTACTTCGGATTTACCAGCATGGCTGCAGGATTCACCCCACCTCAGGTTCGCGCCTTGAAGTGGATCAACCCTGAGAGAGTGTTGTTGGAGACCGACGCCCCCTACTTCAACCGGTCAGGCCGCAAGTGGTCTGCACCCAACCAATTGTATTGGACGGCGGAGGCTGTAGCAAAACACCTCAGTTACACGGCGGAATCCCTGCTGAATGCGACCGTAACCAACGCTCAACGACTGTTTCGTCACTAG